From the genome of Setaria viridis chromosome 1, Setaria_viridis_v4.0, whole genome shotgun sequence:
TTATGCTGTATGTTGATATCTCCACGGGGAAGAGGGACTTGAAAACAAAGGAGGCGTTCTTAGGAATCGaattgatttgtttttttatacACTTGCTTGCAGGTCGTGAGGTTCTTGATTGAGCGATCTCAAGAGCTGTCACTGCAATGGTCGCCAAGATGCCGTCATCCAAATGGATCTCGGCCTCCCTGCTCGTCCTGCTCCTGAGCCTGCACCCGGCTGTCCACGCCTTCTATCTCCCTGGCACCTTCATGCACACCTACTCCCCCGGAGAGGCGATCTCAGCCAAGGTCAACTCACTCACCTCCATTGAGACCGAGCTGCCCTTCAGCTACTACAGCCTGCCATACTGCAAGCCTCCGGAGGGTGTCAAGAAGAGTGCTGAGAACCTTGGGGAGATCCTCATGGGTGATCAGATTGACAACTCGCCATACCGATTCCGCGTCAATGTCAATGAATCTGTGTACCTTTGCACCACGGACCCGCTCACCAAGGAGCAGGCTGAGCTGCTCAAGAAGAGGGCGCGGAATCTGTACCAGGTCAACATGGTCCTGGACAATTTACCGGTCATGCGGTTCACTGATCAGAATGGGATGACAATCCAGTGGACTGGGTTCCCAGTTGGGTACAACCCGACAGGGAGCAATGAGGATTATATCATCAACCACCTCAAGTTCAGAGTCTTGGTCCATCAGTACCAGGCGCAGGGCGATGTTGTGGTCACAAGTGAGGATGGTGTTGCAATGGTCGAGTCCGATCGCAAGAGCGGATTCCAGATTGTTGGGTTTGAGGTCGTGCCTTGCAGTGTAAGGCGTGATGCTGAGGCCATGTCCAAGCTCAAGATGTACGACAAGGTTGACTCTGTGAACTGCCCATTGGAGCTTGAGAAATCTCAGGCGATCCGTGAGAATGAGCGGATTACATTTACCTATGAGGTTGAGTATGTCAAGAGCAACATCAAGTGGCCATCAAGGTGGGATGCTTACCTGAAGATGGATGGTGCCAAGGTGCACTGGTTCTCGATTATGAACTCAATGATGGTTGTGTTCTTCCTGGCTGGCATTGTGTTTGTCATATTCTTGAGGACTGTCCGCAGGGATCTGACAAGATATGAGGAGATGGACAAGGAAGCACAAGCTCAGATGAATGAGGAGCTCTCAGGATGGAAACTTGTTGTTGGTGATGTATTCAGAGAGCCATGCTGTTCAAAGCTGTTGTGTGTTATGGTCGCTGATGGTATCCAGATCACCGGTATGGCAGTTGTTACAATTGTGTTTGCTGCTCTGGGATTCCTCTCCCCTGCTTCCAGGGGAATGCTCCTGACTGGAATGATCATTCTCTACCTCTTCCTTGGCATCATTGCTGGATATGTTGGTGTCCGTGTTTGGAGGACTATCAAAGGAACCACAGAAGGGTGGAAATCTGTCGCCTGGTTGACTGCCTGCTTCTTCCCTGGCATTGTTTTCGTCATCCTCACTGTGCTGAACTCCATTCTGTGGGGCAAGAAGAGCACTGGCGCTATACCCATCTCATTGTTCTTCACTCTCCTGGCCCTGTGGTTCTGCATCTCTGTGCCACTCACACTTATCGGAGGCTTGCTAGGTACACGTGCTGCAAGCATTGACTACCCTGTCCGCACCAACCAGATTCCACGGGAGATCCCTGAGCGCAAGTTCCCCTCATGGCTGCTTGTCCTCGGTGCGGGAACTTTGCCTTTCGGTACCCTCTTCATTGAGCTCTTCTTCATCCTTTCCAGCATTTGGTTGGGAAGATTCTACTATGTCTTTGGCTTCCTGTTCATTGTCCTCTTCCTGCTGGTCATAGTCTGTGGTGAGGTTTCTCTTGTCCTAACCTACATGCACCTTTGCGTGGAGGACTGGAAATGGTGGTGGAAGGCCTTCTTTGCTTCTGGTTCTGTCGCATTCTACGTTTTCCTCTACTCTATCAACTACTTGGTGTTCGACCTCAGGAGCCTGAGTGGACCAGTCTCTGCAACACTCTACCTTGGCTACTCCTTGATCATGGCTCTTGCAATCATGCTCTCCACCGGTGCCATTGGCTTCCTGCTCTCATTCTACTTCGTCCACTACCTCTTCTCATCTGTTAAGATCGACTAGAGGTGCCTGCTCCCTCTTGCTGCAATAGAGTCACCTGATCATGGTGACAGTTACCCCTTAGAAACACTACACAATAATATCAAACGGAAGAAAAAACTGGATACATGGCAACGCCCATGGCTTTTGGCCCTGATTAATTCAATCATTTAGGATAGCACAGTTACTCGAGTCGAAGCTTATTTCTTAGACATGTTTGTAAGGTTTCAGCTATGTTTTATCAACTTTTGTAATACTATTCAGTTTTGCTTGCTCTGGGCATTTGTGAGCAGCCTCTGGTGTTGGAACACTATTCAATATGAAACAAGCTTATTCGTTTAGGCATTTGTGAGCAGCCTTTGGTGTTGGAACACTCGAATTCTATTCAATATGAAACAAGCTTATTTGTTTA
Proteins encoded in this window:
- the LOC117836128 gene encoding transmembrane 9 superfamily member 12 — its product is MVAKMPSSKWISASLLVLLLSLHPAVHAFYLPGTFMHTYSPGEAISAKVNSLTSIETELPFSYYSLPYCKPPEGVKKSAENLGEILMGDQIDNSPYRFRVNVNESVYLCTTDPLTKEQAELLKKRARNLYQVNMVLDNLPVMRFTDQNGMTIQWTGFPVGYNPTGSNEDYIINHLKFRVLVHQYQAQGDVVVTSEDGVAMVESDRKSGFQIVGFEVVPCSVRRDAEAMSKLKMYDKVDSVNCPLELEKSQAIRENERITFTYEVEYVKSNIKWPSRWDAYLKMDGAKVHWFSIMNSMMVVFFLAGIVFVIFLRTVRRDLTRYEEMDKEAQAQMNEELSGWKLVVGDVFREPCCSKLLCVMVADGIQITGMAVVTIVFAALGFLSPASRGMLLTGMIILYLFLGIIAGYVGVRVWRTIKGTTEGWKSVAWLTACFFPGIVFVILTVLNSILWGKKSTGAIPISLFFTLLALWFCISVPLTLIGGLLGTRAASIDYPVRTNQIPREIPERKFPSWLLVLGAGTLPFGTLFIELFFILSSIWLGRFYYVFGFLFIVLFLLVIVCGEVSLVLTYMHLCVEDWKWWWKAFFASGSVAFYVFLYSINYLVFDLRSLSGPVSATLYLGYSLIMALAIMLSTGAIGFLLSFYFVHYLFSSVKID